In Rhizobium oryzihabitans, one DNA window encodes the following:
- a CDS encoding ABC transporter substrate-binding protein produces MNWKSITLTAALATSAAVLPAKADQLDTIIANKTLRCATFADVPPFASPDPKTREMAGFDVDLCGAIAKELGVKAEIKPVSVEARVPEVKLGRVDLSVANLAYTQSRAEQIQFSDPYYLAKEMLIVPVDDPGTKKSDFVGQRIASSKGSTSEMSVKLNKSEPLTFQDTASAYLAVQQGKARGIVGNTMTMTKFVNESKTKGKQMRMIEEPMLFQPIGIGMAKDNPALTAKINEILRKLDADGEINRIWDKWLGPNTEYKMTRTDKVVPLSELKFDPIP; encoded by the coding sequence ATGAACTGGAAGTCCATCACTCTTACCGCCGCATTGGCGACCTCCGCCGCGGTCCTGCCGGCCAAGGCCGACCAGCTCGACACGATCATTGCGAACAAGACGCTACGCTGCGCGACATTCGCAGACGTGCCGCCCTTTGCCTCGCCGGATCCGAAGACGCGCGAAATGGCCGGCTTCGACGTCGATCTGTGCGGCGCCATCGCCAAGGAACTCGGCGTCAAGGCCGAGATCAAGCCCGTTTCCGTTGAAGCGCGCGTTCCCGAAGTCAAGCTTGGCCGCGTCGATCTCTCGGTTGCCAATCTCGCCTACACCCAGAGCCGCGCTGAACAGATCCAGTTCAGCGACCCCTACTATCTGGCAAAGGAAATGCTGATTGTTCCGGTTGACGACCCCGGCACCAAGAAGTCCGACTTCGTCGGCCAGCGTATCGCGTCCAGCAAGGGTTCCACTTCGGAAATGTCCGTCAAGCTCAACAAGTCCGAGCCGCTGACATTCCAGGATACGGCGTCCGCTTACCTCGCCGTCCAGCAGGGCAAGGCGCGCGGCATCGTTGGCAACACCATGACGATGACCAAGTTCGTCAACGAATCCAAGACCAAGGGCAAGCAGATGCGGATGATCGAAGAGCCGATGCTCTTCCAGCCCATCGGCATCGGCATGGCCAAAGACAATCCGGCGCTGACCGCAAAGATCAACGAAATCCTTCGCAAGCTCGATGCGGATGGCGAAATCAACCGTATCTGGGACAAGTGGCTTGGCCCGAACACCGAATACAAGATGACACGCACCGACAAGGTCGTGCCTCTTTCCGAACTGAAGTTCGATCCGATCCCCTGA
- a CDS encoding amino acid ABC transporter ATP-binding protein, whose product MTASVSATQDAYTITLSQVCKSYGDYQVLKDVNENVTRGEVVVICGPSGSGKSTLIRTINRLEEISSGSIMLDGKNIHAQMRARELNALRSRVGFVFQSFNLFPHLSVVENVSMSPIRVKGVSPAVAHEKALKLLDRVGLADKASSYPAQLSGGQQQRVAIARALAMEPPVMLFDEPTSALDPEMVGEVLAVMKSLAAEGMTMLCVTHEMGFAREVADRIWFIDAGRILETAKPEEFFKNPQHPRAQRFLADLRH is encoded by the coding sequence ATGACCGCGTCAGTTTCCGCCACTCAGGACGCCTACACCATCACGCTTTCGCAGGTCTGCAAAAGCTATGGCGATTATCAGGTGCTCAAGGATGTCAACGAAAACGTCACCCGTGGCGAAGTCGTGGTCATCTGCGGGCCATCGGGTTCCGGCAAGTCCACCCTCATCCGCACGATCAACCGGCTGGAAGAGATCAGTAGTGGTTCGATCATGCTGGATGGCAAGAACATCCATGCCCAGATGCGCGCCAGGGAACTGAACGCGCTGCGCAGCCGGGTGGGTTTCGTCTTCCAGAGTTTCAACCTCTTCCCGCACCTTTCGGTGGTGGAGAATGTCTCGATGTCGCCGATCCGGGTGAAGGGTGTTTCCCCGGCGGTCGCACATGAAAAGGCGTTGAAGCTTCTCGATCGTGTCGGACTTGCCGACAAGGCCAGCTCCTATCCCGCCCAGCTTTCCGGCGGCCAGCAGCAGCGCGTTGCCATTGCGCGAGCGCTTGCCATGGAGCCGCCGGTCATGCTGTTCGATGAACCGACCTCCGCTCTCGACCCGGAAATGGTCGGAGAGGTGCTCGCCGTCATGAAGAGCCTTGCTGCCGAAGGCATGACCATGCTCTGCGTGACACATGAAATGGGCTTTGCCCGTGAAGTGGCCGACCGCATCTGGTTCATCGATGCCGGCCGCATCCTCGAAACGGCGAAACCCGAAGAGTTTTTCAAAAATCCGCAACATCCCCGTGCCCAGCGGTTCCTCGCCGATCTGAGACACTAG
- a CDS encoding amino acid ABC transporter permease — MSGFDLWAILSNADYVSMLLHGIQMTFIIYAGSWLLAMSLAVVLLAIRLSPFRFGDPLVAAYVSYHRNVPTLVQLMLWYFGIFTLLPSGLGNWLSSHNAESIFAIIGLGLCQAAYFSEDLRSGVRSINPGQMEAARALGHSYVSAMRFVIMPQGVRNALPPLINHSTSLFKNSSLGVLIGAPELTHAVKEVENLSFRTFEVYLVATVLYLFFSLLIMGLGAYISMRADPLRRARA; from the coding sequence GTGAGCGGTTTCGACCTCTGGGCAATTCTGAGCAATGCGGACTACGTCTCGATGCTTTTGCATGGCATCCAGATGACGTTCATCATCTATGCCGGCTCCTGGCTACTCGCCATGTCACTGGCGGTCGTTCTGCTTGCCATTCGCCTGTCACCCTTCCGGTTCGGCGATCCGCTTGTGGCGGCCTATGTTTCCTATCACCGCAACGTTCCGACACTCGTGCAGCTCATGCTCTGGTATTTCGGTATCTTCACGCTGCTGCCAAGCGGACTGGGGAACTGGCTGTCGAGCCACAACGCGGAATCGATCTTCGCCATCATCGGCCTTGGCCTCTGTCAGGCGGCCTATTTCAGCGAGGATCTGCGCTCGGGCGTGCGTTCCATCAATCCCGGCCAGATGGAAGCGGCACGCGCGCTTGGTCACAGCTATGTCTCGGCGATGCGTTTCGTCATCATGCCGCAGGGCGTTCGCAATGCACTGCCACCGCTGATCAATCACAGCACCTCGCTGTTCAAGAACAGCAGTCTCGGCGTTCTGATTGGTGCGCCCGAGCTTACCCATGCCGTCAAGGAAGTCGAAAATCTGAGTTTCCGGACGTTTGAGGTCTATCTGGTCGCCACCGTGCTTTACCTGTTCTTCTCGCTGCTGATCATGGGTCTCGGAGCCTATATCTCCATGCGTGCCGACCCTCTGCGGAGGGCCCGGGCATGA
- a CDS encoding SDR family oxidoreductase has product MPFSDYKTALVTGASSGIGAAVVERLCREGLEVHAVARSADALNQLAKRTGCFVHTIDVTDRPALAKLTSEVAFDVLVNNAGVDRPKKFLEADEGDIDLLIDVNLRAVLHLCRMVVPGMVARDRGHVINISSIAGNYNFGGNSTYHASKAGVAMLSNQLRLDAFGRRVRVTEICPGRVATDIFNHVHGDDPSIRERFIDGFELPQASDIADAIAFAIAAPVSMNIGHMEITPTLQVMGGLQTAKPQTVGYPAATGGSGGKVA; this is encoded by the coding sequence ATGCCATTCTCAGACTACAAGACCGCACTCGTTACCGGCGCATCTTCCGGAATTGGCGCAGCCGTTGTTGAGCGGCTTTGCCGCGAGGGGCTGGAAGTCCATGCGGTTGCCAGAAGCGCTGACGCTCTCAACCAGCTGGCGAAGCGCACGGGCTGCTTCGTCCATACCATAGATGTGACGGATCGGCCGGCGCTTGCAAAACTCACCAGCGAAGTCGCATTCGATGTCCTCGTGAACAATGCCGGCGTCGACCGCCCGAAAAAGTTTCTGGAAGCGGATGAGGGCGATATCGATCTTCTGATCGACGTCAACCTCCGCGCCGTCCTTCATCTGTGCCGCATGGTGGTGCCTGGCATGGTGGCGCGCGATCGCGGCCATGTCATTAACATCTCATCCATCGCCGGCAATTATAATTTCGGCGGCAACTCGACCTATCACGCCAGCAAGGCGGGCGTGGCGATGTTGTCCAACCAGTTGCGTCTCGATGCTTTCGGCAGGCGCGTGCGGGTGACGGAAATCTGCCCCGGCCGTGTTGCAACCGACATCTTCAATCATGTTCATGGCGACGATCCGAGCATTCGCGAGCGTTTCATCGATGGTTTCGAACTGCCGCAGGCGTCCGATATCGCCGATGCGATCGCATTCGCCATCGCCGCACCCGTTTCCATGAATATCGGCCATATGGAAATTACCCCGACGCTGCAGGTCATGGGCGGGCTGCAGACAGCCAAGCCCCAGACTGTGGGATATCCGGCAGCGACGGGCGGCTCTGGAGGTAAAGTCGCGTGA
- a CDS encoding 2-hydroxyacid dehydrogenase, with product MKPDLLQTYPLQPQIEAELQKRFRVHRWHEISDKQAFLQAEAASIKAVVTGGHIGVDPELAACLPALEIVAINGVGFDKVDLDQARARGFRVTNTPDVLTEDVADLAIGLSIMLLRQLVRADHHVRSGEWKKGELPLGNKASRRRYGIYGLGRIGRAIATRLEAFNAEISYFSRQKRDVAYDYHPTPVLLASACDVLIVAAAATPETKHAINREVLEALGPDGVLVNIARGSLVDEKALVDILSSGGLKGAALDVFENEPHVPEELIGMRNVVLAPHIGAATHETRLQMGALVLANLDAHFAGNDLPTPVV from the coding sequence ATGAAGCCTGATCTTCTGCAAACCTACCCTCTTCAGCCGCAGATCGAGGCCGAGCTGCAAAAACGCTTCCGGGTCCACCGCTGGCATGAAATATCCGACAAGCAGGCGTTTCTGCAGGCAGAGGCGGCTTCGATAAAGGCTGTGGTCACCGGCGGCCATATCGGCGTCGACCCCGAGCTTGCCGCCTGTCTCCCCGCTCTCGAAATCGTCGCCATCAACGGTGTCGGTTTCGACAAGGTCGATCTTGATCAGGCCCGGGCGCGCGGTTTCAGGGTAACCAACACGCCGGATGTGCTGACGGAAGACGTGGCCGATTTGGCCATCGGCCTCTCCATCATGCTGCTGCGCCAGCTTGTGCGCGCCGATCACCATGTCCGCTCCGGAGAGTGGAAAAAAGGGGAGCTGCCGCTCGGCAACAAGGCGTCGCGGCGGCGCTACGGCATTTATGGCCTTGGCCGCATAGGCCGCGCCATCGCCACACGGCTGGAAGCCTTCAATGCGGAAATCTCCTATTTCAGCCGGCAAAAACGGGACGTGGCCTATGACTATCATCCGACGCCGGTTTTGCTCGCCAGTGCCTGCGATGTCCTGATCGTTGCGGCGGCGGCAACGCCAGAGACGAAACACGCGATCAACCGCGAGGTGCTGGAAGCTCTTGGCCCCGACGGGGTTCTCGTCAATATCGCCAGAGGCTCCCTCGTGGATGAAAAGGCGCTGGTGGATATTCTGTCATCCGGGGGGCTGAAGGGCGCGGCACTCGATGTGTTTGAGAACGAACCCCATGTTCCCGAGGAACTGATCGGTATGCGCAATGTCGTGTTGGCTCCCCATATCGGTGCCGCGACCCATGAGACGCGGCTTCAAATGGGTGCTTTGGTTCTTGCCAATCTGGATGCGCATTTTGCGGGGAATGACTTGCCGACGCCGGTTGTCTAG
- a CDS encoding SDR family oxidoreductase, which yields MSKGKIALVTGGGTGVGKAIAAALLEDGYSVAITGRRREVLEAASAEWSDYSDRLLVVAADISVPADVERLFTEVNERFGRLDLLVNNAGMSAPAVHIEDVPFETWNAVVGVNLTGAFLCTQAAFRQMKAQVPQGGRIINNGSISATTPRPRSAPYTATKHAITGLTKSAALDGRAFNIACGQIDIGNASTEMTRAMATGVLQADGSTAVEPTIDASIVAKAVLHMASLPLEANVLTMTVMASGMPFVGRG from the coding sequence ATGAGTAAAGGAAAGATCGCGCTCGTCACGGGCGGAGGAACAGGCGTCGGCAAGGCGATTGCCGCAGCTCTGCTGGAGGATGGTTACAGCGTTGCGATAACAGGGCGGCGGCGGGAGGTTCTCGAAGCCGCCTCTGCCGAATGGAGCGACTACAGCGACCGCCTTCTGGTCGTGGCGGCCGATATTTCCGTTCCCGCCGACGTGGAACGGCTCTTTACGGAAGTCAACGAGCGTTTTGGCCGTCTGGACCTTCTGGTCAACAATGCCGGCATGTCGGCGCCGGCGGTCCATATCGAGGATGTACCATTCGAAACCTGGAACGCCGTGGTGGGGGTCAATCTCACCGGCGCCTTTCTCTGCACCCAGGCGGCGTTTCGACAGATGAAGGCGCAGGTTCCGCAGGGCGGGCGCATCATCAACAACGGTTCGATTTCCGCCACCACCCCGCGGCCGCGTTCAGCGCCTTACACGGCGACCAAACACGCGATCACCGGACTTACCAAGTCCGCCGCGCTCGATGGACGGGCGTTCAACATCGCCTGCGGTCAGATCGATATCGGCAATGCCAGCACGGAAATGACGCGCGCCATGGCAACAGGTGTGCTGCAGGCCGATGGCAGCACCGCTGTCGAGCCGACCATTGATGCGAGCATCGTTGCAAAGGCTGTGCTGCACATGGCGTCGCTGCCGCTTGAAGCAAACGTGCTGACCATGACCGTGATGGCGAGCGGCATGCCATTCGTCGGCCGCGGGTGA